The following nucleotide sequence is from Triticum dicoccoides isolate Atlit2015 ecotype Zavitan chromosome 7B, WEW_v2.0, whole genome shotgun sequence.
ATGAAATAACTCCAACGTGCTGAAGGTCCTATTTAGTGTAGGATGCATCGAAGGACGACCAAATGTGCATGCCCAAGACGGCGGTTGACAAGCTGGGCAGGAAGTACAATGAGCCTTATTATTATTACTTATCCTCCCTGATACTATTTGTTAATTTTGTAGGATTGTTGTGTTGTCGCCCCGGCCTGAACTTTTTTTTTGGTtccttttttgttgttttttgtggACCTCTGTTTTCTATTGTGGTTGTATCGTGGTTATGGCTTTATCAATATAAGCGCATTACTAACCGATCCTCAATAACTGGTTAGAAGAGTAGAGCCTTACTCCTCTAATCGGCACTTAGCCGATCCCCAATCGGCCTTAGGGGAGTAAAAGTTATCCACCCGTCGCGGTTCTCCCTATATTAACTCCATCGCTCGATGGCCGAGTAAAAAAAATCTCACTTACTTTCCTTTTCCTCTCCCCTTCTCTGCCTCTTCTCCTCCCCATCTTTGTTGTCGGCGATTCCTCCCGCCGCTCCCCGCGCGCCGCCCCCTCTCGTCCCAATGGCCAGACGCGGCGGCCGGAGGCCACCGCCGCCACGCCCGCGGTTCGTCGTCAAGTGGCGCTGTGACGTCCccaattcgaccgtacactaatcatacacgcaaatgtgtacgatcaagatcagggactcacggaaagatatcacaacacaactctagacacaaataaaataatacaagcttcatattataagccaggggcctcgagggctcgaatacaagctcgatacacaagagtcagcggaagcaacaatatctgagtacaaacataagttaaacaaggatgccttaagaaggctagcacaaaagcaacaacgatcgaagaggcaaggcctcctacctgggacctcctaactactcctggtcttcggcggtctccacgtagcagtatccatcggcggtggcatctggctccagggatccaccatccggttgcatcaaccggaaagaagaaagaaggggggaaaggggtagcaaagcaaccgtgagtactcatccaaagtactcgcaagcatcagatctatactatgtATGCATTTATATCAAAtgaaagggttgtatctgtggactgaactgcagaatgccagaatagaaggggaaagcctagcctatcgaagactagcatcttcacacagctccgagcatcttgcagcatgtagaagagtaaagaatagcagtttataattaacaagcatgttgtaacattaatgcccagagatccttcctcgactccctgcgagaaagcaatcccggagccacatatctcaagtatccatttgtagttgtataaaatcaggatataagtctgaacgtccattaccgtggacacggtactcgaatatataacttccctgcaggggtgcaccacgttacccaacacgctcgatcactctggccggacacacctttctggggtcaatgcccgccctcggaagatcaacacgtcgcagcccgacctaggctcagcagagaggtccccgccggtctacatcctaagcactccggggtctgggcccatcgcccgttgcactccgggtcgttgtgcgCAAGGGGATACCAGCACCACCCGTGAAATGGATGGCACGATCCGGCCCGACCACAATGCTGaattggacgtctgacaaagcttcggctgataccacgacgtcgaggcccatatctattctcgcgtcgtggttagtgcgtaaaggccagaggccaactcagaacaaatacccaaaccatagtgtattattagcttgcggagacgagcagagactcatgatcgaaagtgaccccgtcgccccgtctcgtggacttacgacaagggcctagaatgcccgacCGTGCCACGTCataatcttgcgggtgctctccgggcccgcccgactttcaccaaggtctcaagtaaagtcatcgtaaccgtgtgtccaaacatcaaagggaaacccaaggaatcacccccggtggattccactcaatgtaatcatcaaggtgaacgtaagagggaccaccctcgaggttcacacttgaggtgttgaaacgACAGAgctgtatcgggaatggtgaaaaaggaaatcaccctcgatgatcacGATCGAATAGCTATACTAcataattatcatcaggagtgcgttatgagggatcaccctcggcactcgatagtagctctgtagagtcgagcaacaaaaggggcgtgatgtgatgtgcggtgtcaggctctggtcatcgatcacgttgatcgagtcgtcgaagatgaagcaggggcaacaaggacaattgggggtcactgatgggtctctaaccaacctatactaagcagtttaggataagcaggtaggtaacaacagcaggtacaaaagcaggttatgcatcagaataggagcaaacaataacagtagcaaaatctaatgcaagcatgagagtatagaatgggcgatatcaggatgatcaaaggggggcttgcctggttgctcagacaagaaggagggtcgtcgtcgacgtagtcgatcacaggggcatcagcaacggtctcggggtctaccggagaaaagagggggaagaaacagtaaatacacgcaaacataagcataacaaagacaataagcggggctagaggtgttctaacgcggcgctaggcgatactggccaagggggaaacatccgggaaagttttcccggttccggacatctgtcagacagatgaaccggaggggaaaggttgcatgttcgctatgctaaggatgtgtggcggacaaatggaccgcgcattcggattcgtctcgtcattctgagtaactttcatgtacaaagtttttcgatccgagttaCGGTTAATCTACTATGATTTTATAAAGTTTTAATTGATTTTCTAAAATTATTATTATTTCGAAAATAAACAGTAAATGCTacgggtacacagaagtgtacccaacATTGTGCACATGTGGCTGACAGATGGGGCCAGAGGGCCCAGTTGACCAGGTCAACAGAGACTAATCAACCGGTGAATAGTAGAAgtgggtccgcatgtcattgacactAAGTTTAGTAGTTTAGGAAATCTTGCTTAATTAACAACGGGGCCCATTTGTCATAGACTTAGCCTTTTTAGAACAACTAGTTAAAGCTAATAAACAAAGGGGACCACTTGTCATTTGTTGTTATACTAATTGAGTACTAAAGTATTACCAACTAAGCCTAGACATAACTAAACAAGGGCCGGCCTGGTGGCACAGCCGTGAGGCTGGttgtgcacacacgcacacaccacACAGCACACTTGGCCATGAAAACAGAGCAGCGTAGCAGCGGCCTAAGCACGAAGCAGCAGTAACAACAACTAGCAGATACAGAAGTAATAAGCAGCAGCAGAGAGCAGCGCCACAAGCAGTTCAGCGGTGACGGCAGCACAGAGGAGCAGCAACAGGCGGCAGTGAGGCCATGCACGGGTGCATGAGGGATGGCCACGCGCGGACGGGAGCACGGCAGTAGCGGGGCTGAGCGGCGCAGGCACGGTCGGCGGCGGCACGGCGCCGTCGGGCACAGCATGTCGCGGCCGGCGGAGCAGTAGGCGAGCGCGGCTGCGTGCGCGGACGCGCACAGGGGCAATGCCCGGAGACGAGCGCGGAGGTGCGGTTGCGGGGCGTGGCCAGGAGCTGGCGAGCGTGGAACGTCAACGGCTAGCACGAGTGGGCAATATACGGGGACCAATTCAAGCAATGGCTCGAGCCATTGGAACGTGGGCACCGTGCCGCGTCCGTAGGTGGCACGGGCGTGAGCTACGACGGTCGGAAGTGACCGGGACGACGACGTCCGACGGCGGTGCTCTACGGGTACTATCCTACAGGGCAAGGGAAGGAGTAAGGGGAGGTCGAGGAGGAGCGGCGGCTCACAGAGAAGCTCGTGGAAGGCTCGACGAGGCCGGGGACTATCGGAGACGCGCGGATCGACGCGTCGAACGGCGGCGAACGGAGGTTGAAGATGGGCTCGATCACCGCGATGCGAAGGCGCCCGGCTCGAACTGAACCTCGTAGTAGAAGAAGCAGAGGCAGACGGAGCTTTTGAACAAGCTCCTTGCCGGCGAGGACGACGAGGAGCACGCAGTCAAGGTTGGCCATGGCGACGACAACGTCGGGTTCGTGTTGGGGAGGAAAGAGCAGCGAGGGAGAGGGGAAAGTGGGCGCTAGGGTTCCCCAGGGGGCCGACGACGTTCTTATCCACCAGGAGGACCGTGGGATGCCCGACACGACGACGGCAGCGGCCATGGTGGGGGTGGATGCGTGTCACGCCATGGCCCCTGTCTCCTGGAGGAACAGAGGAAGGGGAAAAAGGCCGTGGTGGGCTGGCCATGGGCACTGTGGTCACATGTGGCCCAAAGACAAAGTAGGATTTTAgacttttcctttttttttacttTACTGCTTATTCATTTCACCACTGTTTGACATTTTAATTTATTACCAAATGAGTTTTGTTCAACATGAAACTTGTCACACAAATAGTGTTCATTATTTTggaggcccacaaagtttaaagtgGTTTGGGAAATGTGAGACTACTTGTTGGATTTTAAACGACCAAATTAAACGCTTGCTGGTCCACCAAAATATTGCTCTGGCCATATTATAAACCCAATTTGAGttgatttcttcatgaaatttactTGGGCAGTATTTGCAACATCTggaacattttattttgcatgaTCGAGAagtttgaacttcggacttctattttaaatttgaatttggattgcAATTTGGATCAACCGAGGATTAGCAAAGGTCAGAGTGATGACCTAGCATCATTAGTaggagattactgtagcttaattatccgggcgtcacaggcgCATCCTCGAGCCGCCGGGGCAAGGCCGACACACTGGCCCCCACCTGGTTCNNNNNNNNNNNNNNNNNNNNNNNNNNNNNNNNNNNNNNNNNNNNNNNNNNNNNNNNNNNNNNNNNNNNNNNNNNNNNNNNNNNNNNNNNNNNNNNNCGGGAATTGTAGAGGACATACATCGGCGTCTGGCAGCGTGCGTGAGGACATGGGTGGCAGAGATCACCGACTGGTAGACCCACACGAGGAAGTGGGTCGGGTCGTTCCACACGGCGGAGCTCGCGGCACTCGAATACGACAGGTGGCAAGTCCGGTTCCACGGCTCCGCCGCGTGGCTCAACTTCCCGTTTGGGACGGCGCTGGGTGTGGTGAGTGCGGCAATGGCTCGGAAGGACCGAGAGGTGAGGGATTGCCTCGCGGTGGCGGCCGTCGACGAGGCGTACATGGCGGATCTCCGCCGCCAGCACCtcgagctcgtggaggcggagtggGCGATATTCGCGGACAATGGCGGTGAGGTCATCGTCAAGGCGACGAAGAGGGCAGCAAGGAGGACAACAAGGAGGGCGGCGAGGAGGAGAAGGAGCGAGTTCGATGTTGAGGAATGGTGGCGCATCTTCCCCGACTGTGACGCCGGCGGTGGCCTTTCGAGGCAAAATTGGCTCAACCTCCACTCTGGCCGGTGATGATAAGTAGTCtagtgtagtttaaatttgaatttatttTTAATGTTCGGTTGTCAAGAATATGTTGAACTTATGTTTAAATGTATGCAATTTTTGGTTGAAACTAGGTTGAATTTATGTTTTACTCCGCCAAATTCAGGAAATCGGCTAGAACTGAACAAATTAGTGGAGTATAAATACTTCATTAAGATTTACTCAGCCGGATCATTCTTTAATTTTTAGGGACCGGTTAGAAATGCGCTAACGAGGTGTGAAGCCCTTTTCGATAATTTGGTTctcttttactccctccgtttcgaaataGATAACTCAATTTTATattaaaattagtacaaagttgagtcatctattttgaaacggaaggAGTAGTTTATATACTCAAGTTAGCAACTGAATGCCGGATACATTTGCCGAGGGGCCTCTTGTATCGATGATCGCCGCACCGGAGTCGGCGGCGGAAAAGAGCCCGCTCCATCAATTTCTAATCTCTACGCCTGCTACCTGCCGCCCGCCGTCGAATTAACAACTAAACGCTGCGGCACGAGGGCCACCACTAGGACCCTTAGCCATCACGTTGAAACTATCTTTGCGGTCGACCAGCACGTGTTCTTCGTGCCAGAATTTTCCTTGCTCCAACAGCCAGAGAGAAACACCGCACGTCCCCACGTTTGAGAGCAACAGCCAACAGGACACGCGCGATTCTTATAAATCAAACCCATCGAACCATCTCCAGTCCATCAATTTGCTTCCTCCAACCAGCACAACACCCGATCAACTAGCAGAGGCAGAGCCGGCAGGGGGTTCGAGAGCGTGCAGAGGGGTCGATCGATCGAGCAGCAAGAATGGCGGCGTCAGGGAGCGCTCAGAGCCGGCGGTTCGCCGCAGCGTGCGGCGTTCTCAGCCGCTGCATCAAGGCGGCGGAGGCgcggccggtggccacggtggtccTCCCCCTCATGCCCGGAGCGGAAGTGCCCGATCAAGACGAGCACGCGGCGGGTCCTCCGCCGGCGAACGCGCAGATGACCATCTTGTACGGCGGGCAGGTGCTGGTACTCGACGAGGTCCCGGACGACAGGGCGGCCGAGCTGCTCCGTGTCGCTGCCGCAGCAGGCACCACGCGAGGGGACGGCGACCTGCCCATGGTAAGGAAGGCGTCGCTGCAGCGGTTCATGGAGAAGCGCAAAGGAAGGTTCGCCGCTCGCGCCGTCCCCTACAGCCGGCCCGACGGCGACGCGTTCGCCTGTAACCGTCTCACGCTTACGCTCTGATTCGTGTTCATGATGCGTAGTAGAGACGTAGAGTAGCCTGAGTAATTTATGGTCCATGTAAATGTGTGGCTGCTGTTAGAGTAGCCTGTTCCCGTCGCTCTGAATTATCTCGATCAGAAATTATTGCTGCTGTTGTTCTGATGAACTGATCATGGCGAATTGACGAGGTTTAAAATTAAAATTATAAGTATATAGGAGTACATCATGCGCACGCTTGCCGTGTTGGCGGTAGCTGGACACGCTTTGCTGGTAACACCTGCAATTGGCAATTAGCAAGCGTGCGTACTTGGAAGAAAAGGCATGCAGCTTGAAAACCCCTTCTGTCCAAACTGCAACCAAGATGCAGAAGAAACACCACTCCGTTTGCTGTGGGACTGTGATTTTGCACATCAATGTTGGAGAACCTTGGCGCCCAACAAAGAGAGGGGCACATCAATTTTTGAAGAAACAATGTTGACAACAGCTCACCTTCCAAAGAGTTTACAGAAATTGTAATCCTTGGATGCCGGAACATATGGATATAAAGAAATGGCAAAGTCTTCAAAGGTCAACTACTAACTATTCAAGCTTGCAAATACTCcctcatttttatttactccgcatattgcaGTTGATTGAAGGCAAACTTtataaaatttgaccaagtttttttttgaaagatccagcttcGCACTTGCTTTTCATTGATTTAGCAGAGGGAGAATACAAAGGCAAGCCTGATCAAGTAATTAGGATTGAGCTGCGAGTGCACCAATAGGCTGGTGATCCCGTAGAAGAAAACTAGGCTGACTGAACTAACTACTCACGTTGTATCCCCGAACGGGGTCGCTATGCACTTAGCACCAGCCAGGCGCCATTGCTCTATGTCATTGCGAACACGATCGATCACCCGCCTAGTGCATGTCAAGTGCCCACGAGAAGTGCATCCATTTCTTTCTAGCCAAATGTGACATGCCACCGCCATCAAGATGGAGCGCTGCCCCTTATAAGATCCCGGTGCCGCCCCGTCCAGTTTCCTCTTGATGATCTGCATTGTCGTGCACCTCGGCGTCCCATCTTCAGGCCGCAGAGCGGAGCATCCTTCCCAGGTTGCCACATGGGACCATACCTCCTTGGAAAAAGGGCACTCCCAAAAGAGGTGGATGGAAGAttctaggtgagggagtcctgaattagggggtcctcggacagccgaactatatactttggccggattgttggactatgaagatacaagattgaagacttcgtcccgtgtccgggtgagactctcctttgcatggaaggcaagcttggcaattcggatatgtagatctccttctctgtaaccgactctatgtaaccctagccccctccggtgtctatataaaccggagggtttagtccgtaggacaacaacaatcataatcataggctagcttgtaggatttagcctctatgatctcgtggtagatcaactctttt
It contains:
- the LOC119340417 gene encoding protein TIFY 11e-like yields the protein MAASGSAQSRRFAAACGVLSRCIKAAEARPVATVVLPLMPGAEVPDQDEHAAGPPPANAQMTILYGGQVLVLDEVPDDRAAELLRVAAAAGTTRGDGDLPMVRKASLQRFMEKRKGRFAARAVPYSRPDGDAFACNRLTLTL